CCGGGCGGCGGCCGAGCTCGCGTTTTAGCCTGAAGTACTCCTCCATCATCCTCTTTGGAAGAGGATCATTCTTCCGTAGAACCTCAAACAGATCCAGCAGGCGGAAATCGAAGTGAACCTCGCAGCCTTCCGGATACGGCGGGCCCGCAGTCCCCAGCCCATCCTTTCGGGGCAAGACGGGGTTATCCCCAGCCAGGAGCGCCGGGATGTAGTGGGCTCGCTTGTAGTTGCCTATGAAGTCCAGGACAGTGAGGAAGTCCTTTCCCGGGTATTTTCTCAAGCCGCGACCAAGCTGCTGCAAGAAGACGACGAACGATTCAGTGGGCCGGAGGAACATGACAGTGTCCAAGCACGGGATGTCCACGCCCTCATTGAAGATGTCTACTGAGAATATGACCTGGAGGTTGCCTTCCTTGAGCGCTTCCACAGCCTCGACCCTGTCCACACACGCGTCCGAAGTGGAACCTCCGCTGTGCACTGCAGCAGCCTTGACACCATGCCGCCGGAACCACCTGGCCATGTACTCAGCATGGGCGATTCCCGCGCAGAACCCGAGCGTCCGCCGGCCGGCGAACTGCCTGTACTTCTCAAGGACCAGATCCGCCCTCTCTGCTCTCGACAGCTCCCTCTCCAGCTGCTCAACAACATACTGGCCGTTGCGGATGTCGATCTTGGAGTAGTCCGTGCACGAATCGAAGACTCCATAGTATTTGAATGGGGTCAACAGATCCCGGTTGATTGCGTCTTTGAGATAGGACTCGTACACCACATTGTCGTCGCACAGCTCGTATATGTCCCTGTTGTCCATGCGGTACGGTGTGGCGGTGAGCGCGAGGACGAAGGCGGGTTGGAAATGCTTGAGCACTTTCACGTAGCTGTCCGCAGCAGCGTGGTGGAACTCATCGACCACCATATAGTCAAACCGATCAGCGGGGAACTCGGCCAACCGGTCCTCTCGGGCGAGGGTCTGGATGGTCGCAAAGCAGATATCGGCATCCACGTCTCGTCTCTCGCCGCACACGAAGCCGCGCCGCGATTGAGGCCTAACCCGCCCGAAACTCGCCTCCGCCTGCCGGAGTATCTCCTCCCTGTGCGCGATGAAGAGGACTCTCGAGAATTCGGCGGAATCGAATGCCGCAAGGTATGTCTTCCCGATCCCCGTGGGTGCCACGACAAGTCCGCGCCTTACCCCTTCTTCCCTGGCCCTCTTAAGGTAGTAGAGCGCCTCGATCTGCATGCCGAAAGGGATCGGAACGTCCTTGTGATCGTCTTCCTCGACCTCGCGCTGGGGAACAGGCCAAGGCACGGCGGGGGCCGGACCCAGCAGCGGGTATACTTCCCGCGAAGGCACCCGGGCTTTACGCCAGTTCATGGCGTAATTCTTGAGGGTCTCCAAAGTGAGCGGATTGGATCGGTTCCAGAAGAGGTCGTCAAATCCCTGTGAGAACCGGAGGTATGCCTCCCTTGCCTCGGATGCCCTGACGCAGTAGTTCCACTCGATCCCGTAGGTTAGTCCTGATGCCGACAGGTTCGAGGACCCCACGTAAGCTTCGCTATCGTCCTCGTAGTCGAACAGGTAAGCTTTTGGATGAAAGGGGCGCGCCCCGTCGGAGAACAGCCTGATCTCCGCACGCGGACCCAGGACATCCAGCAGATAGTAGAGGGCCGGTGGCTCGGTAACAGACATGTAAGTGCTAGTCAGTATCTTGATGGGAACCCCCCGGGATGCCGCTCGGGCGAGAGCTTCTCCTATGAGCTTGGCACCGGACTCCATGAGAAAGGCGACCACAAACCGAACCCCAATGGCTCGATCGACGCAGTGTTCTAGGTGGCGGATGAGATGATCCTCGCCTCCGAGAACCGCGTTGGACCTGCCCATCATCTGGTCGACGCACCCCATTCCCTGGGACCTCAAGATGAACCGGATTCGCTCGTCCCGCCGAATTCGCCCCTTAGCATGAAGTATTCGCCCCCACGCAGGAGTATCCTGCGAGAGATCCCCGACCCCCACCTCGCCCCCCTACCCGATCCGTCGTGGAGGCGAGGGCGGGTTCGTGGAACCGGGCGAGGCATGCCGTCCATTCCCCGCCATGAAGGTAGCCAACCTCTTGCAGCGCAAAGTATATAGGGCTCCGATATGCGCCGCGGGGAGGCGTGTGCGCCTGGTTGACGATTGCCCGGCGGGGCTGCGCGAGTCACGCGCGCCGCCGCGCCCCCCAGACGGGCAAGACCGGCGTGCCCCCGGTCCGATTTCTGGTGTCGTGCTAACCGCACACATGCCGCCAAACGGGTGGGCGCAGTCCATGCCGACCTTCCCCCGAGATCGGCGGCGAGCATAGCCCTTAGAGACCCTACCAGGGTCAGCGACAGGGATAGCCATTGGGGCCCGACCGGGTTCGGCAAAAGGAGGTTCGCAGGCGTCGGACGAACGTGCAAGTCAGCCCGAAAGCCAGGCAAAGCAGTGTTCGGCCAAGGGGGACGCCCGGGCGGCGGCGGCCCTGTATAAGCAGGCATACGACATCGAGCCCACCTGTTTCAGGGCGAGCAGGTACATTCACTTCATGCGCGTCCAGTCGAGACAAAGCGCCCGCGCGGCGGCGCGCTTCGCAGAGCAGGTCTCGAAGCTGTGGTACGGGGATCAGTGGTTTGTGCGAGAGCACGTGTGGGCAATACATGCGGCGTATATCAGATCATCAGGGCAGGAAGGCGAGGACGAGGGTGAACCTGGCTCAATCGATCAGGTGGGCTACAACACGATGGTGAAAGCGGCCGAACGTATTCTGGAATTGACCCAAGAAACCCTGCCCGTCAGGCGCACAGTGTTCGCAGTAGCCAAAGAGGCCTAGCGCCGCAATGACTGGGAGGACGTGCTCAGACTCGTCCAGAGGCTCGATGAACACAGCCTGTCGACCCAGTCCAGAGAGGTGAACGGTAGATCAATCCTGTCCGAGCATGAACAATGGCTCGTCCTACTGTCGCGCGCGCTCTACGAGACCGGCCAGATGTCGGAGTGCATAGTCCGCGCGGACCTAGGGATTGCGACCTACCCGAAGGCTCTGGCATTTCACCGAATCAAGGCTCTGGCGACCACGGAACACGTAAGCCCCGAGGAAGGCCTCAAACAGCTGGAGCAGGCACATTCCCGGTTTCCCCGACAACGCTACCTCGAACAGGACATCGCCCGGCTGCACAGACGGCGCGGGAACCCCGAAGCGGCACTGCGCTGGTATTGCGAGGCAGCTGAATCCCCGAGGGACATCTCCGGGCGCATTACGATGTTTGAGGAGATGGCGGACCTGCTTTCCGAGACCGGGCGATGGCAGGAGGCCGGTGACCACCTGAAGCTTTCATGGGCCATAGCAGTCCGAGAGGGTTGGCAGAAAAGGGCAGACAAAGTAGGTCAGCAACTGAAGGACCCGGCGTCGTCCCACCCGACAGATATCCTGGACCCCGGGGGGGCAGACCTCACCTTCGGTTGAAACTGCCGGGAGCCCGTGCAGCGCCTTTTGGCGCAAGGTGGTCTCTTCAGCGCTTGCGAACGGCTCGGGGGTGATCAGCAAGTGGTTCCCAGACCGCCTTTTCGGATTCGTCAAGCAGTCAGGCGGCGAGGACATCTTCTTCCACGGCAAGGACTTCAACGGCCACGGTCAGCGGCCCTGCGTTGGAATGGAAGTGATGTTCCAAATCCGCGACTCATACGACACCGCGAAGGGCCGTAGCAGCCACAAGGCTGTGAAGGTGACCCCAAGCAGCAAACGGTAGACGGGTCGGGAGACATGTGAGCCGCCAAATGCAGAACAGACCTGGGCCTGCGGACCCGGGGCCTGGCAGACAGCGGATGCGTTACCGTATCGCTTTATCGAATCATTTTGTATGCAGTGTAGATCAAAAGGACCGCGAACGCCTTCTTCAGCATATGGACAGGCACGTGGGCCGTGAGCCAGACCCCGGCCCATGTCCCTGCCACAGCTCCGACTGAGAGGAGTGCAGCACTTCTCCAGTCGACGTTGCCCCTCGCCGCGTGCTGTGCTGTTCCGATTATCGCCGTGGGAACGATCACTGCAAGAGAGGTACCGATCCCGACCAAAGTGGACTTGCCCAGCAGGAACACTATCGCCGGCACCAATATCACTCCTCCGCCGACGCCCAGCGCGGCGCTGAGAATCCCTGCTCCTAATCCTGCCACCAGAGTTCCGAGCACAATGCCACCGCCTCAACAGGAGTACCGAGATTCCCTGGATATCGTCGACGTACCCTATTCGACCCGGGTCCGGGCAAACCTTCTTCGCCCGGAGGGGGGAACGTGAATCGATCCGCCGTAGATGCTGGTCAGCGGAGCATAGGACTGGCAGCATGTCCTGTCAGTCATGCCACGGGCCAGCCGGCCCGCACTTTGAGGCCAAGGGGGACAAGCAGAAACGGGACACGATGGAGGCGTCCTGCGATTCCGGCCTGTGCGGGCAGTGCCACTCCCAGTACTCAGAGTGGGAGAAGTCCCGCCACTCAGACGGCTACTCCTTCGACTGTCACGTAATAGCCCAGGCCCCTCTTGCTCAACTGCGCCAAGTGTAACCATCCCGAAGGCTTCACCGAGGCCATGGATCTCGCGAGCAGGGCGAGGACAGCGCCCGTCTCGCCTGTCACGACTCGCACCCGATGACAAGCCGGCGCAGTCCGAGGTTGAGCGCACCGGGCCTAGGACAGACAAGTCGGAGCTGTGCGGGATGTGCCATCTTTACGTGGACGGCTCCGACATCAACGGCAGGCAGTCGCAGATACGCGTGCTCTGGGAGGAGCTAGGCGCTCTCCTGCGCGACCTGAACGGCGGGGTTCTCCCTTGGTACAGACCGGGCGACAAGTGGGCGACTTGTGACCGCGGAGGGACGCTCCCGTTCAACGACGACCTCCATCTTGTGCTGGAGAATGCCTACATCAACTACAAGCTGGTCATGAACGACCGTAGCTGGGGCATGTACAACTACGAGTACACAAGACGTCTGCTGGAAGACTCAATCGAAGCAGTCAGGGCGCTGGGGGAATAGCAGTGACACTCTCACTGTCTTTGGCACGGATGCTTCAAGGTCTTGCGGGATCGACTTCCTCGTGCCGAGGTGCCCGTGTCAACTTGAGCAACCTGGGCCTGCAAATGATCTCGCGGATCTCCATGCCCTCAAAGGGGGAAAAGAAGGCCCACTGTCCAGACGCGGCGGCCACGATGGCAGTGTCTGCCGCTACTGATATAACCTCTTCTCCTGGTTCCAGGTAGCCTGAGTCACAAGCAACGATGACAGCCTGGACACACAATGCCATCCCACCGCCAAACAAGCTGAGAGTGTGATGGATCGCCGCCAGCTTGACGTCAGGTCTCCCAGGAATCAGGACATCCCCGAACGGAAGAATGCTTCGCACGAGCGCAACTCCTTTCGAAGCAAGCTCGGCGCTCACCTCATCCTTGATGGTAACCCGGGTCATCCCCTTCTCGGGTGTGGCGTACTAGTGGGTCGCCGGAAACGTGACAGCAATGACCCGCGATTCGGTCCCATGAAGCGCGTCCGCAAGGTCCGAAGCACCCTTCCCATCCGACGTGAACACAAGCACCGTGTGTAGGTGCGTTTCCCGGACGTAGTCTCTCACCGCCTCGATAACATGCGGGAAATACTCCTCACCTTCCCCTGGTAGGTATATCGTCTGACGCCACAGTGCATTTTCCATATTGCAGCCTCCTCTTGGCGTCACTGATGACCTTGCTGTAGTGTCCGAAGTGTCGTCGATCCAAGGAATAGCATGCAGAAGAGATGTACTCGGAACACACCATGACGAAGATGTAGA
The sequence above is a segment of the Bacillota bacterium genome. Coding sequences within it:
- a CDS encoding DEAD/DEAH box helicase family protein; translation: MGCVDQMMGRSNAVLGGEDHLIRHLEHCVDRAIGVRFVVAFLMESGAKLIGEALARAASRGVPIKILTSTYMSVTEPPALYYLLDVLGPRAEIRLFSDGARPFHPKAYLFDYEDDSEAYVGSSNLSASGLTYGIEWNYCVRASEAREAYLRFSQGFDDLFWNRSNPLTLETLKNYAMNWRKARVPSREVYPLLGPAPAVPWPVPQREVEEDDHKDVPIPFGMQIEALYYLKRAREEGVRRGLVVAPTGIGKTYLAAFDSAEFSRVLFIAHREEILRQAEASFGRVRPQSRRGFVCGERRDVDADICFATIQTLAREDRLAEFPADRFDYMVVDEFHHAAADSYVKVLKHFQPAFVLALTATPYRMDNRDIYELCDDNVVYESYLKDAINRDLLTPFKYYGVFDSCTDYSKIDIRNGQYVVEQLERELSRAERADLVLEKYRQFAGRRTLGFCAGIAHAEYMARWFRRHGVKAAAVHSGGSTSDACVDRVEAVEALKEGNLQVIFSVDIFNEGVDIPCLDTVMFLRPTESFVVFLQQLGRGLRKYPGKDFLTVLDFIGNYKRAHYIPALLAGDNPVLPRKDGLGTAGPPYPEGCEVHFDFRLLDLFEVLRKNDPLPKRMMEEYFRLKRELGRRP
- a CDS encoding sulfite exporter TauE/SafE family protein — translated: MLGTLVAGLGAGILSAALGVGGGVILVPAIVFLLGKSTLVGIGTSLAVIVPTAIIGTAQHAARGNVDWRSAALLSVGAVAGTWAGVWLTAHVPVHMLKKAFAVLLIYTAYKMIR
- a CDS encoding cold shock domain-containing protein is translated as MISKWFPDRLFGFVKQSGGEDIFFHGKDFNGHGQRPCVGMEVMFQIRDSYDTAKGRSSHKAVKVTPSSKR